The Nakamurella alba sequence AGCGCCGGTGCGTAGGAGGTGAGCGCCGCGCCGACCACCTCCAGCGCCGCGGCCGACTCCGGCAGCACCAGGCCGGCGGCGACCAGCCCGTCGTACAGGACCGCCCGGTGCACGGCAGTTCCGCCGCGACCGCCGGCATCCACCGGCCAACCGTCGAGTGCCACACCGAGCGCCGACAACCGGCCCCAGAGCTGCGACCCGCGGTCCACGCGCTCGTCCAGGGTGTCGGCCGGGTCCGCACGCCCGACGGCGAGATCCTCGCGGTGGTCGTCCAGCCACGCCCGCAGCGTCGCGGAGCCGGCCAGCGGCGAGCCCGGCGGCAGTTCACTCATCGGTGCACCCTCGTGTTCCCCTGCCGTCACGCCGCGTCGAAGTCCGAAAACGGACCGTCCAGCCCGATCGACGTCGCCAGCACGGTCAGCCTGCGCACCGTCTGCGACTGCCCCTCGGGCAGCCGCCGGACGGCCTGACTGGCCCGGGACAGCCACGAGACGTCGGTCTCGTCGCAGAATCCCATGGCGCCGTGCAACTGGTGTGCGCCACGCAGCACGACATCGGCGGCTTCCAGGGCCGCGACCCGCAGGGCCAGCGCATCGGCCAGCCGCACCGCCGGAGCGGACCCACTCCGGGACCGGGCCGGGGACCGGGATTGCGACCACAGCGTGTACTTCGCCAGCTCCTCGAGACCGTTGACCGCGACGGTCATGTCGGCGAGCCGGAACCCCACGGTCTGGAAGTGCTGCAGCAGGTGCCCGAACTGCTCCCGTTCACCGGTGTAGCGGCGGGTGTCCGACAGCGCCCGGTCCAGCAGACCGAGCAGCCACCACGACTGCAGCGTCACCAGGAGCGCGGCAGCGGCGGGATCGGGGTCGCCGTCCGCACCGACACCGACGGCGTGCACGAAGGCGCCCAGCGGTCCGCCCAGCACCTCGGTCGTCGGGGTCACCGACGCCGTGGTGCCGTCCAGGCGGACCCCGGTCCAGCCCAGCGGCACGTCCACGTGGGCGGCGAAGGCGGCTCCGGTCCCGGGCAGCGGGGTGAGTGCCCGGGTGCCGTTGCCCGCGAGCCGCTCCGCGACCGGATACGGCAGGGCCACCCAGCCGGCCGCCCGGCAGACGGCGGCAGCCGCCTCGGTCTCGGCCTCGTCGCTGCCGGGCCGCAGGTCCCACACCCCGAGGCCGGCCAGCGCCTCGTCGATCGGCCCGATCCGCCCGGCCGGTGCGCGGACCGCCGCCCGCAGCAGGTCCAGGCCGCCGAGCGCCTCGAGTGCCCCTGCCGTCACCTCGCCGAACTCCAGCGCCTCGGCGGACATGTTGCCGTTCATCGTCGGATCAGACTCCTTGCCAGGTGCTGCTTCTGCATCTCGAGGGTGCCCGAGGCGACGGTGGACGCCTGGGCGTAGCGCCAGTGGTCCTCGACCGCCCGATCGAACAGGGTGCGGCCGGACCCGCCTTCCGTCTCGGTGCCGGCCAGCCCGGAGGCGCCGCAGATGTCCATCAGCACCTCCGCCACCTCCTGGTCCAGGGTGGTCACGGCGATCCGGTACGCGGCCGCATCGGCCGGGTCGAGGCCGCCGCGGACCTGGTGGTCGACCACCTTGTAGGCCAGCAGGCGTGCGGCGCGGGTGTGCACCAGGGCGCGGGTCCACCGGTCCAGCAGCGCCGGGGGCAGGTCGTCCCAGCCGTCCCCGAGGGCGATGGGCGCCCAGGTGAGCAGCCGTTCGCACCGCGCGTACCGGGCGATGCCGACCCGTTCGAAGGCCAGTACGTCCGAGATGATGTCCCAGCCTCCCCCCACCGTGCCCAGCACGGCCGCGTCGGGGGCCCAGGCCTCGGTGAAGAACACCTCGTTGAGGTGGTGGTTGCCGAGCATGCTGGGCACCGCCCTGGCCTCGATCCCCGGCTGGTCCATCTCGACCAGGAACACGGTGATCCCGTCCTTGCGGCCGCCGGCCGGTCCGGTCCGGGCCAGCAGGAAGCACCACTGTGCCATCCGGGCGTACGACGTCCAGATCTTCTGGCCGGTGATCCGCCAGCCACCGTCCACCTTGACCGCTGCGGTCCGCAGGGCCGGTAGGTCGGATCCGGCACCCGGTTCGCTGAAACCCTGGCACCAGATCACGTCACCGGCGGCGATCGGCGGGAGGAACTTCTCGTGCTGGGCCCGGGTGCCGTGCCGCATGATCACCGGCCCCACCCAATTGATCCCCATGTACTGCGCGCCCCGGGGTTCGTGGACGGCCCACATCTCCTCGCGCAGCGCGGTCTGCTCCCAGCTGCTCGCGCCGGCACCGCCGAACTCCGGTGGCCAGGACATGGCGAGCAGCCGTTCGGTGCCGAGCACCTTGCAGAACCGTTCGGTGGTCGCCAGGTCTGCCGGGTCGTCGGTGAACGCACCGAGGAACTCCGGCGGGATCTCACGGGAGATGATGCGGCGCAACCGGTTCCGGAGGTCGGTGACCTCCGTGGATTCGGAAAAGTCGAGCACAGGTGTCTCCTGGTGTCGCGACGGCCGTCCCGGCCGTGCGGATGTGCGTGGCGTGCTGCTGGTACCGGCGGTCAGTCGTCCGCGGTCGTGGTGGGCTGCATGAGTTCCTCCAGGGCCGCGGCGTCCAGCGATCCGGGGTCGGCGGTCAGCGCGAGCCGGCCTTCCTCGACCACCAGGACCTGCTCGGCGATCCCCGAGAGCACGTCGTCCATCTGCTCCTCGACGAGCACGACCGCGAGGCCCTCGGCGGCGAGCGCGGCGAGGGCGGCGTGCACCTCGTCGACCATGATCGGCGCGAGACCGGACGAGGGTTCGTCGACGAGCAGCACCGACGGGCGGGCCGCGATGGCCTGGGCGATCGCCAGGATCTGCTGCTGGCCGCCGCTGAGCGACCCCGCCGGTTCCCGCAGCCGGTCCGCGAGAACAGGGAACCTGTCGAGGATCCCGGCGATGACAGCCGGTCGCTCGCCGCGCGGCAGCCTCGACCCCTGCACACCGAGCACCAGGTTCTCCTGGACGCTCAGACCGCGGAACACCTGCTTCCCGCGCACGAGGCCCAGTCCGTGGCGCACCCGCCGGTGGGCAGGCCAGGTCGTGACATCCGTGCCGCCCAGCAGCACCGACCCGCCGGCGGCGGGCAGCAGGCCGGCCACACCGGCCAGCAACGTCGACTTCCCGGCCCCGTTGCGGCCGACGACCGCGAGCACCCGGCCGGCCGTCGCGGTCAGCGAGATGTCCCAGACGGCGATCAGGTCGCCGTAGCCGACCTTCAGCGAGGTGACCGTGAGAGCTGTTGCCGTGTCCATGGTCCCGGTTCCCTCGTTCCTGGCGGTGCTCATGACTCCGGGACCGACCTCTCCAGCAGGGTCGACGCCCGCGCACCGAGGTAGGACGAGATGACCTCGGGGTCGGAGGCGACCTCCTCGGGTGTGCCGGCCGCGATCATCCGGCCGAGCCGCATCACGCAGATCTTCTCGGCGAGGTCGAAGACGAACCGCACGTTGTGCTCGACGATGACCACCGTGGCGCCGGCATCCCGGGCGCGCAGCATCAATCGGGAGAGCTCCGCCAGCCCGTCCTCGTCGAGCCCGGCCGCGGGCTCGTCCAGCAGGATCACCCCGGGTGCCGCCGCGACGGCCCGGACCACCTCGAGCAGCCGCCGCACACCCAGCGGCAGTTTGCCCGCAGTGCGGTCGGCGATCCCGGTGAGACCGGCGAACTCCAGGGCCTGCTGGCCGGCGAGGTGGTCCTGCCGGCGGATCCGCCAGGCGGACGGCAGCCGCAGCATGGTGGCCAGGGTGCCGGGTCCGCGCACCCACAGCCGGCCGCTCTCGGCGATCTCCCGGACGGTCATGTCCTCCGGGATCACCGGGGTTTGGAACGTCCGGCTGACACCGGATCTCGCCACCTGGTACGGCGACAGGCCGGACACGGTGGTGTCCCCGACCTCGATCTCACCGGCCTCCGGACGGACGAACCCCGAGATCGCGTTCAGCAGCGTCGTCTTGCCCGCACCGTTCGGCCCGATCACCGCGGTGATGGTGCCGGGCTCGGCCACGAAGTCCACCTCGTCCAGTGCCCGGATGCCGCCGAAGGAACGGCTGAGCCCACGGGTCCGGATCCGCTGTCCCGGGATCCGCAACCCACCCGACGCCCCGGATCCGACTGCCGCGACGGGGGTGTCGTGCTGCTCGTCCTGCCGGCTCCGGCCCAGTCGGCGCAACACCCAGGCCCAGAGGATCCGGAACAGCTCGGCCAGCCCGCCGCGGAACAGGACACCCACCACGATCAGGAAGATGCCGTAGACGACTGTCGAGTACAGCTCGAAGCCGGAGGCCTGGAGCGGTCCGAGGACCAGCAGGGCGGCGCCGGCGAAGGCGCCGTAGATGCTGTTCGACCCACCGACCACCGAGGCGGCGAGGATGGTGATGCCGAGGTTCAGGTTGAACGCGTCCGGCGAGATGAAGCCGTTCAGGTACGCGTAGATCGCGCCGGCGGCGCCGGCGGGCACACTGCCGAGCACGTAGACCCGCATGCGGAGCCGGTACGTCGGCAGCCCCAGGGACGATGCCAGGGCCGGGCTCTCCCGCATCACCCGGAAGGACACCCCGTGCCGCGACAGCACCAGGTTGCGCATCAGCACCAGCCAGATCAACGCCACCATCAGGGCTGTCACGTAGAAGCCGGTGAAGCCGACGGGGATGCCGAGCAGCGTCGGCCCGGAGATCCCGGACAGGCCGAGCAGCCCCCCGGTGACCCCTTCGGTCATGGTGATGACCACCGGGATCAGCAGCACCAGGAAGAAGGAGACGATCGCCAGTGACCAGCGGCTCAGCCGCAGTCCCGCGGCGCCGGAGATCAGCCCGACCACCGCTGCCGCCACCATCCCGGCCAGCACGGCGACGGTGAGCTCGGTGACGCCGTGCTGGGCGAGGATGCCGGTCACGTAGGCCCCGGCCGCGAACATGGCGACCTGGCCGAGGG is a genomic window containing:
- a CDS encoding acyl-CoA dehydrogenase family protein — protein: MNGNMSAEALEFGEVTAGALEALGGLDLLRAAVRAPAGRIGPIDEALAGLGVWDLRPGSDEAETEAAAAVCRAAGWVALPYPVAERLAGNGTRALTPLPGTGAAFAAHVDVPLGWTGVRLDGTTASVTPTTEVLGGPLGAFVHAVGVGADGDPDPAAAALLVTLQSWWLLGLLDRALSDTRRYTGEREQFGHLLQHFQTVGFRLADMTVAVNGLEELAKYTLWSQSRSPARSRSGSAPAVRLADALALRVAALEAADVVLRGAHQLHGAMGFCDETDVSWLSRASQAVRRLPEGQSQTVRRLTVLATSIGLDGPFSDFDAA
- a CDS encoding acyl-CoA dehydrogenase family protein, with the translated sequence MLDFSESTEVTDLRNRLRRIISREIPPEFLGAFTDDPADLATTERFCKVLGTERLLAMSWPPEFGGAGASSWEQTALREEMWAVHEPRGAQYMGINWVGPVIMRHGTRAQHEKFLPPIAAGDVIWCQGFSEPGAGSDLPALRTAAVKVDGGWRITGQKIWTSYARMAQWCFLLARTGPAGGRKDGITVFLVEMDQPGIEARAVPSMLGNHHLNEVFFTEAWAPDAAVLGTVGGGWDIISDVLAFERVGIARYARCERLLTWAPIALGDGWDDLPPALLDRWTRALVHTRAARLLAYKVVDHQVRGGLDPADAAAYRIAVTTLDQEVAEVLMDICGASGLAGTETEGGSGRTLFDRAVEDHWRYAQASTVASGTLEMQKQHLARSLIRR
- a CDS encoding ATP-binding cassette domain-containing protein; translated protein: MSTARNEGTGTMDTATALTVTSLKVGYGDLIAVWDISLTATAGRVLAVVGRNGAGKSTLLAGVAGLLPAAGGSVLLGGTDVTTWPAHRRVRHGLGLVRGKQVFRGLSVQENLVLGVQGSRLPRGERPAVIAGILDRFPVLADRLREPAGSLSGGQQQILAIAQAIAARPSVLLVDEPSSGLAPIMVDEVHAALAALAAEGLAVVLVEEQMDDVLSGIAEQVLVVEEGRLALTADPGSLDAAALEELMQPTTTADD
- a CDS encoding branched-chain amino acid ABC transporter ATP-binding protein/permease — its product is MSLSKNSVPRPLPYGWAFPLLVAAVLVIVPLAALGQYDQRQLILIGIYTLVVSGLNLSLGYGGELALGQVAMFAAGAYVTGILAQHGVTELTVAVLAGMVAAAVVGLISGAAGLRLSRWSLAIVSFFLVLLIPVVITMTEGVTGGLLGLSGISGPTLLGIPVGFTGFYVTALMVALIWLVLMRNLVLSRHGVSFRVMRESPALASSLGLPTYRLRMRVYVLGSVPAGAAGAIYAYLNGFISPDAFNLNLGITILAASVVGGSNSIYGAFAGAALLVLGPLQASGFELYSTVVYGIFLIVVGVLFRGGLAELFRILWAWVLRRLGRSRQDEQHDTPVAAVGSGASGGLRIPGQRIRTRGLSRSFGGIRALDEVDFVAEPGTITAVIGPNGAGKTTLLNAISGFVRPEAGEIEVGDTTVSGLSPYQVARSGVSRTFQTPVIPEDMTVREIAESGRLWVRGPGTLATMLRLPSAWRIRRQDHLAGQQALEFAGLTGIADRTAGKLPLGVRRLLEVVRAVAAAPGVILLDEPAAGLDEDGLAELSRLMLRARDAGATVVIVEHNVRFVFDLAEKICVMRLGRMIAAGTPEEVASDPEVISSYLGARASTLLERSVPES